The genomic stretch GATGAAGTAGAAAAACTAATAAAAGAGAGGTTGTTATTTTCTAAACCGCCTTCATACTTTGTTTCAAATTTAACACTTAAGTCAATGTGTCTTAATGTGGCACATTCCTGCAATTTTGGGTGTCTCTACTGTTTTGCAAAAAAAGGAAACTACGGTGGAAAAGAAGCACTTATGAGCTTTGAGGTTGCAAAACAGGCAATTGATTTTTTATACAACAATTCAGATGGAAGGGAATCTCTTGAGGTTGATTTCTTTGGTGGTGAACCTTTACTAAATTTTGAGGTGGTTAAGAAAACAATTGAATATGCAAGGTCAACTTATAAAGATAAATCTTTTAGGTTTTCGATTACAACAAATGGGAGTTTACTTGACGAAGAGAAAGAAAACTTTTTATTTGATAACGATGTAAGCATTGTTTTAAGCCTTGATGGAGATAAAGAAACAAACGATAAATACAGAGTTTTAAGAAATGGAAGTGGCACATTTGATTTAGTTTATCCAAAGATTAAAAAAGTTGTAGACCACAGAGCTGAATACGGTGGATACTATGTAAGAGGCACATATACACACACGACACCAGATATTGCTAAAACTGTTCTATCTTTAAAAGATTTTGGCTTTAAATACATCTCTCTTGAGCCAGTTGTGACAAAAGACGATAAGATAAGCATCAAAGAAGATGACCTTCCTAAATTAAAAAAAACATACGAAAAATTGGCTGAAGCATATGTAGAATCCCAAAAAACTAACCAATGGACTTTCTTTCATTTTAATATTGACCTTGAGGCAGGCCCTTGCATACAGAAAAGAATCAACGGGTGTGGTGCAGGAGTTGAATACATTGCAGTTTCTCCAGATGGTTCAATTTATCCGTGTCATCAGTTTGATGGGATCAAAGAGACAAAACTCGGAGATGTCTTTAATGGAATAACTAATAAGGAACTTCAAGAAAAGTTTAGAAAAGCAAACTTTTTATTCAACAAACCTGAATGTGCAAACTGTTGGGCACGCTTTTACTGTTCCGGTGGGTGTCTTGCAAACAACTACATCATAAACGGAGATATTTTTAAGCCGTATGCAATTGGATGTGAAATTCAAAAGATGCGTATAGAAGCCGCCTTATACGTTCAATACAAGTTAAAGGAGCTTGGATTAGAAATCCCCACAACTCAAATTTCAGATGGGCATTGTAGTTAGGTAGTTTTAAAGAGGAATTAGTCACATTTTTTGCTAAGCCAAACTAAACTCTACTTTCAAAACAATAAAAATTAACTACCCGAAAGAAGCACAAACAACAAAAAAACCCCAACGTAGAATGGGCAGAAAAAAGAATACGGGCTCAACGTCTATAAACTTAAAAGGATTTATACTGAAAGATAAGGCAAACCATAAATTCGCATTCCCTAATTTTATACTTGCTCCTGGAAAAATTGTTAAAGTTTATTCAGGGAAAGGAACATCAAACTCAAGTTCTCTATATTTGGGGTCAAGCACTGCCATATGGAATAATGATGGAGATACTGCTTACCTTTATGATAGTAGAGAAAAACCAATTGACACTTATGAGTATCCATAAATTTTGTTTGCCTTGACTTTCAAATTAAATTCTGTTAAAATTCCTTTATGGAGAACAAAAAGGTTTTTGTATTAGGAAGTATTAACGTTGACCTTGTTGTCTACGCAGAGCACTTCCCTGAAAAAGGAGAAACCGTATTCGGTAAAGAATTTTTAATAAATCAGGGTGGAAAAGGTGCAAATCAGGCAGTTGCATCAAAAAAGGCATCGGGCAATACTACTTTCATTGGAAGAGTTGGAAGAGACATATTCGGTAAAATTGCAGAAGATTCTCTAAAAAGTTTTCAAGTTAATTATTTCATCATCCACGATGAAGATACTCAAACAGGTGTTGCCCTTATAAACGTTGATAAAGATGGCAACAATAGAATAACCATTATTGAAGGTGCAAATGGAAAAGTAGGAAAAGAAGAAATTGATTACCTTGAAAAGAACATTACAAGTGGCGATATTTTGCTTCTCCAAGGTGAAATAAAAACTACCGAACTTCTAAAAGCAGTAAAAATTGCAAAAGGTAGAGATGTCATAGTAATTTTTGACCCTGCTCCAGTAAGAAAAGATCTTGTGAGTATCATCCCGTATGTAGACTACATAACACCCAATGAAATTGAACTGCAAAAACTAACACTTTCTTACGACCCAAAAGAACTCTTAAAATTTGGCGCTAAAAATGTGATCTTCAAAATGGGAGAAAAGGGTGTTTTATTTATAAACGACTCCAAAGAGTTATTTGTAAAGGCTTACAGCGTAAATGCTGTTGACACAACAGGCGCAGGTGATACCTTTAACGGGAGTTTTGCCTCTGCACTTTCTAAAAACGTGGAGATTGAAAAAGCATTAAAATTCGCAACTGCTTCAGCTGCAATTTCTGTTACAAGAAAAGGGGCTGCGATCTCTTCTCCAACATACGAAGAGATAATCAAATTTTTGGAGGAACACAATGAAAAATTCATTTAAGATGATTATTGATACTGATTGTGGTATTGATGATGCAATTACAATAATTACTGCAATAAAATATGGTATTGATGTTGTTGGTATAACAACCGTTTCTGGCAATGTAAATGTAGACCAAGTAACAGACAACGTATTGAGGATTTTACATTTCCTTAAGAAAGACGATATCCCTGTGTTTAAAGGCGCATACAGACCTTACGTATCGTTAAACTCGACTCCTGCAAAAATCCACGGGAACAATGGGATAGGTGATGTAGTATTAGAGGCTCCTTATAAAACATACAATGACGAACCTGCTCCGTATGCAATCTACAAATTAGCAAAAGAAGCAGGAAACGTTATCCTTTTAACTCTTGGTCCTTTAACAAATGTTGCAATGGCACTTAATCTTTACCCTGATTTACCAAAATATATATCAAAAATTGTTGCCATGGGTGGTGCAGTTAATGTTGGCAACGTAACAAGATTTGCAGAATTTAACTTCTTTTTTGACCCAGAAGCTGCGGAGTTTGTTTTAAGGCAGGGTATACCAATCCACCTTGTTCCGTGGGACCCTGTTGTTGCAACACCAATTTTTGAAACTGAGCTTAAGGAAACATTCAAGGAAGAAGAAGGCAACCTTATTTTAAATATGGAAAAAAGCGTAATGGATTTTGTAGAAAAAGCACGTGGTATTAGAGCAGTATTTCTTCCAGACCCGATGGCTCTTGCAACTTTCCTTGACAAAGAAATTATTAAGTATAAAATAAATAGTGCTTTACATATGGAACTTTCACACGGAAGCCTTTTAAGAGGTGCCTCATTAGTTGGCGAAGGAAGTGGTATCGATATCGTGATGGAAGTTGACAAAACTCGGTTTTTAAATTTTTTTAAAAATATTTTTAAAGGAGGTAAAGAATGAAAAAGGTTGTATTAGTATTAGTTGTAATTTCATTAGTCTTGAGTATGGCATTTGTAACAGGTTGCACTAAAACTGCAGAACCAAAACCCCAAAACAAGTTAAAGGTTACTCTTTACATTAACGGAACATTGGGAGACAAGTCGTTCTTTGACTCGGCAGACAGAGGACTTAAGATGGCAATACAAGACCTTGGTGTTGATGGGAAAGTAATTGAAGGCGGTTATGACCCAGCAAAATGGCAACCAGACCTTGAACAGTTAGCCCAAGGAGATTCTGAAATCATCATCATTGGCACTTGGCAAATGGTAGACGCTCTCACAGCAGTTGCACCTAAATATCCAGATAAGAAGTTTATCATTTTTGATACCTCAGTTGATTACTCCAAAGGAAACCTTGGTAATGTCTATTCTATTCTTTACAAACAGAATGAAGGTTCATTCCTTGTAGGTGCTCTTGCTGCAATGGTAACTTCATCAAACATGACACTTGCAAACAAAGAGAAGATCATTGGTTTCTTAGGTGGAATGGATATACCCGTAATTAACGACTTTAAGGTAGGATACGTCCAGGGGGCAAAATACATTGACCCAGAGGTAAATGTTCTTGTTTCATATGCAGCAGCATTTAATGATCCAGCAAAAGGGAAAGAGCTTGTCCTTGCCCAGTATGATCAAGGTGCAGACATTTCCTTTAACGTAGCAGGAGAAACAGGCCTTGGCCTTCTTGATGCAGCAAAAGAAAAGAATGCCTATGCTATTGGTGTTGATTCAGACCAATACATTATGATAAAGGATAAAGACCCCGAAGCAGCATCTCATATTGTAACTTCCATGATGAAAAATGTTGATAAATCAATTTACAGAGCATTAAAACTCTATCTTGAAGGAACTCTTGAGTTTGGTAAGGCAGAATCCCTTGGACTTAAAGAAGACGGAGTTGGTGTTGCCGATAACGAAAACTATCAAAATTTAGTGCCAAAGGAATTCAGAGATAAAGTTGAAGAGTTAAAGCAGAAGATAATAAACGGTGAAATAGTAGTAGACACCGTATTTGGAAGTTAGATTTAATTAAACAAAAGGGAAGCGATATCGCTTCCCTTTTTCTTTTATTTTTGGAGGAAACAAGTGGCATCTCAAATTTCTGTAAGAGATATTGTTAAAGTCTATCCAAATGGAGTTGTTGCAAACAAAAAAGTGTCTCTTGATATTCAAGAGAAGACAATACATGCAATTGTTGGCGAAAACGGAGCAGGTAAAACGACTTTAACTAAGATTCTTTTTGGGCTTGAACTACCCCAAGAAGGAGAAATTTTTGTCAAAGGTAAAAAGGTGCATTTTAGGTCACCAATCGATGCAATAAAAATTGGTATTGGCATGGTGCATCAACATTTCATGCTTGCAGAGAATTTGACTGTATTTGAAAATCTAATATTGGGTATTGAACCAACAAAGTTTAAGATTTTTTTAGACAAGAAAACAGCCAGAGAAAAGATACTTAAATACATGGAAAAGTATAAGATTGATATACCAATAGAAAAAAAGATAAAAGAATTACCAATTGGGGTAAAACAGAGAGTAGAAATTTTTAAGGCACTATTAAGAGATGTCGATATACTCATCTTAGACGAACCAACCGCAGTTTTAACTCCACAGGAAGCAGAAGTGCTTTTTGAATCTTTAAGAGAACTTAAAAATCAAGGTAAAACAATAATATTCATATCTCATAAGTTAAAGGAGATAAAAGCAATTGCAGACGTTATAACCATTATGCGCGATGGAAGAGTTATCTCGACAAATTTAAACGAAGAACTTACAGAACACGATATTGCAAGGTTAATGGTTGGCCGCGAAGTATCTTTTGAAAGAGTGGAAGGACCAAAAGAAATAGGTAAAGTTGTGCTTACAGTGAAGAATCTTACATATACCAATAGTGAGCGAATTAAAGTTTTAAAAAACATCAACTTTGAAGTAAGAGAAGGTGAAATTGTTGGTATTGCAGGCGTTGAAGGGAATGGACAGACAGAACTCGTTGAGTTGATAACAGGTTTAAAGACGTTAACAGATGGGGAAATTAGGCTTTTTGATGAAAACATCTCGGGAAAATCCGTAAGAGAAATTAGAGAAAGAGGTTTAGTGCATATTCCCGAGGATAGAATGAAAAACGGAGTTGCTGAGAAAGCAAAATTAAAAGAAAATCTCATATCTGATAGGTACTATAAACCTTTATTTTCTAATAGGGAATTTTTAAACTATAACTACATCGATAGCGAAGCTAATCGACTTGTTAAGGATTTTAATATCATCACACAATCAATTGAAAATCCAGTGAACTCGCTTTCTGGCGGTAATATCCAAAAGGTAATTGTTGCAAGAGAACTTTCTTCAAACCCTAAAATTATTATTGCATCCCAACCTGCAAGAGGTATAGATGTTGGCTCAGAAGAACTTGTGCATAACTTCATAAAAGAGGCAAGAGATAAGAAATGTGCGGTGCTGCTTGTTTCAGCCGATCTTGACGAGATTCTGAAACTTTCAACAAGGATCCTTGTTATTTACAACGGAGAAATTGTAAAATCATTCAATGAGGTTAACGGTTTAAGAGCAGAAGATCTCGGCCCTTATATGCTCGGAGTTAAAAGAGGTGATTGATGGAAAAATTTGTGCTAAAGTACTTTAATCTCTTAAGGACTATTATTGCCATCCTCATAGGCTTTGCGATAAGTGTGCTAATTTTGGTCATTGTGTCTACGTCGTCCATCGAATCGATTAAATACCTTTTCCTTGGTCCTTTTATGTCTGTAAGTAGAATTGGAAATATCATCGAACTTGCAACTCCAATCATTTTTTGTGGCATTGCCATAGCAATACCATTCCAAGCAAGTCAATTCAACGTCGGTGCAGAAGGAACATTCTTCATTAGTGCTGCTTTTGGAACTGCTTTTGCCCTTATAATACAAAAACTTAATTTACCTGGATTTATTTATATAGTTTTGGTTTTAACTTTTGCCACCCTTTTTGGGGGATTCTGGGGCTTTATTCCTGGTTATTTAAAAGCAAGGTTTAAAGCAAATATGGTTGTCTTGACTCTGATGTTAAACTATGTAGCATACTTTTTGTCAATTTACCTAATAAACTACCATTTTAGAGATAAATCTGCAGGATTTCTTACATCTTATAGATTGCCTGAAAATGTTTTTCTAAAACAGTTTATACCTAATACAAGAATCCACATCGGTTTTTTAATTGCAATTGCTTCTGTTTTTATTGCTTACTATTTTTTATACCACACAACCCTTGGTTACGAAATAAGAATGGTTGGCTTCAATTTCAATTTTGCAAAGTACAGTGGTATAAACGTGTTTAAAGTTATTGTGCTTTCTTCTGTTATTGGTGGTTCGTTTGCAGGTTTAGGTGGTATGGCAGAAGTGATGGGTATCCACAGAAGGTTTCTTTGGCAAAGTCTTCCTGGGTATGGATGGGATGGTGTAGTTGTTGCAATTATCGGGAAAAATAATCCTATTCTTATTATGTTTGCTAGTTTATTTCTTGCGTATTTAAGGATTGGTGGACAGGTATTAAACTTACTTTCAGATGTGCCATTTGAAATGGTTGGTGTAATAGAATCTATTATCATATTGCTTATCACAGCAGAAGCTTTTCTTGAGAATGTAAAATACAGAATAACAGTAAAAGAGGCCGAAAAGGAGGCTTTTAAAAATGAATCCCTTTCTTAAAAGTATATTTTCAACAAGTTTCTTGTTTTCAGTTTTAAGAGTTGCAACTCCAATTATTTTTCCTGCGCTTGGTGTTGCAATATCAGCTCTTTCAGGCTCTATAAATATTGCTCTTGAAGGAATTATGCTTGTTTCTGCTTTTACTGGAGTTATTGTATCTGCTTTTACCCAAAACCTTTGGATAGCTTTGTTTTCGGCAATTCTTGCAGGTGTTTTTATTGCTTCAATACTTGGTTATTTTAGTTTAAAACTTAAGGCAGATATTATCCTTGCGGCAATTGCTTTAAATTTGTTTTCGTCTAGCATTACCGTGTTTTTGTTGTATATTATTGCTCACGATAAGGGAGTTTCAAGTTCATTAAAGAGTTTAGTTTTTCCTTCGGTTAAATTTGCTTTCCTTGAAAAAATTCCAATATTAGGCGGTATATTCAATAACCAAAATATTCTTGTTTACATTGCGTTCCTCTCTGTGTTTGTATACTATTTGATTGTTTTTCATACACCTCTTGGCTTAAAAATAAGAGCAGTAGGACAAAACCCAGAAGCTGCAAGCTCAGTTGGAGTGGATGTTGTTAAAATAAAACTTTATGCTCTTATTTTATCGGGAGTTTTCGGTGCTTTAGGTGGTGTTTATCTATCTATGGGATACGTCTCGTGGTTTGGTAGGGATATGACAGCAGGAAGAGGTTTTATAGCAATAGCAGCATCCTCAATTGGTGGAAATTTGCCTTTAGGGACTTTCTTTGGTTCACTCTTATTTGGCGTAGTATATGCACTTACAAACTTTCTTGCCCCTTTAAACATACCTTCAGAGATAATTCAAGTTATTCCTTATATCGTTACAATTATTGTCCTTACTTTTTATTCTGCAAGGGTATCCAAAGAAAAAGAGGTTGGCGAGGAATAACAGATGGAGTTTGATACTGTCTTAAGAAACGCAAATACCATTGATAAGCATGGCATAATAAGGGAAAAGATAAATATTTACATAAAAGATGGTGAAATAGTAAAATTAGACGATAGTTTCAACGGAAATGCTTCTGCAAAAGAAGTAATTGACTGTAGTAATCTATTTGTTACTCCTGGTTTTGTAAATCTACATACGCACTCCCCTATGAATGTTTTTAAGGGTATCGCAGAGGATGTGGATATCGATAGTTGGTTTAATAAAGAAATATGGCCTTATGAAAGTAAACTAACCGAAGATGATGTTTACTACGGCTCACTTCTTGCAATATTAGAGATGCTTGACAATGGTGTCACTGCTTTTGCTGATCACTATTTTTACGCCGATAAAATAGCAAACGCCGTGCTTGAAACAGGCATAAGAGGAGACATTGCTATTACACTATTTGGCGTAAAGGATAGTTTCGAAGAAGACCTTGAAAAGACTATTAAACTAATAAAAGAAAAAAATAAATTAAGTAGCAGATTAACTTTTCGCCTTGGGCCACATGCGCCTTACACTTGCCCACCTAAAACTTTAGAAAAGATAGTTAACAGCGCTAAAACTCTTTCAGTTGGGATACACATCCACATGGCGGAAACAGAAAAGCAAGTAAAAGACAGTCTAAGATATTACGGTAAGACACACTTTGAAATCCTTCATGAAGTAGGTGCTTTTGATTTGCCTGTAATCGTAGCGCATGGCATTTACGTTCAGGAGGGTGATCTAAAGTATATAGGTAATAACACTTATTTTGCTTTAGCCCCTAAAACATACATGAAACTTGGTATGGGTTTTCCAAATATCTTTAGTTATCGTAAAGAATTAAAATTGGCAATTGGAACAGATGGAGCAGCAAGCTCTAATACTTTAAATCCACTTGAAGAGGCAAGGCTTTTTGCACTTTTGGGTAAACTACAAGATAATGCAACTGAATTTACCTTGTTTGAGGTGTGGAAAACTTTAATGGAAGGGCATAACGCACTTAATTTTAAAACAGGAGATATTGTCCAAGGATATAAGGCAGACCTTATCTTTTGGGATTTACACAAGCCAAATACATTTCCTTTACATAATCCACTTGCTTCGATTATTTACAGTGGAGATGCACAGAATATCGTTCATGTAATGGTTGATGGAGTTTTTCTTAAAAAAGATGGCAAACTACTCTTTGATACTTCAAAAATCTTTAAAGAGGCAAATAACCACATAAAAAACCTCCTTAATAGGGGAAAAGGAAATACAAATTTATCTTTTTAATTTTAAAAGAGGTGAAAATGAAAAAAATTATACTTGATTGCGATCCAGGGCATGATGATATGCTTGCAATAATTCTTGCGCTTGCAAGTAAAGAGATAGAGGTCTTGGGTATTACCACAGTTGCAGGTAATCAAACAGGCGAAAAGACTTACATAAATGCTTTAAGAGTGCTTAATCTTATAGGTAGAAAAGATGTTCCTGTTTCACGTGGATTTGACAAACCAATCTTAAGAGAGCTTGTTACCGCTCCTAAGATCCATGGAGTTTCTGGACTTGATGGTGCAAACTTACCAGAGCCTTTAGGGTTAAAAACAGGAAAACACGCAGTTGATTTTATTATTGAAACACTTTTGCAATCAAAGGAAAAAATTTACCTTGTACCTACAGGCCCTTTAACTAACATTGCAGTATCAATTTTAAAAGAACCAACAATAAAAGATAAAATCGAAAAGATCGTGCTTATGGGTGGTGCTGTACATGATTCTAATTTTACGCCTGGAGCAGAATTCAATATCTATGTTGACCCAGAAGCGGCAAAGATTGTTTTTGAAAGTGGGTTACCAATCGTTATGGTAGGGCTTGATGTTACGAACAGGGCTCTACTTACCTTTGAAGATATCGATTACCTTGAATCCCTACATGGCAAGGTATCAAGTGTTATCGCACCTCTTTTGAGATTTTTCGCAAACGCAAATAAGGAATTTTTTGGCTTTAATGGAGCACCAATCCATGATGCACTTGCAGTTTCGCATCTTATTGATGAATCAATACTTTCACTTAGGTATCTCCATGTTGATGTTGAAACGACAGGCGAATTTACAAGAGGGCAAACCGTTACCGATATATACGGCATAACTAAAAAACAACCTAATGCTTATGTTGCATTAGATCTTGACCTTGAAAAGTTTAAGCATTTAATGATTGATGCAATAAAATTTTTTGATACTCTATAATATATGTGGAGGTGAAGTATGGATGTAAAAATTGAAAGCGTAAAGATAGAAAAACCTGATGATATGAACTGCATCCTTGGGCAAGCTCATTTTATAAAGACTGTTGAAGATTTAAGTGAAGCACTTGTAAACAGTGTGCCAAACATAAAATACGGCATTGCTTTTAATGAGGCATCGTCTGATGCACTTGTAAGGTTTGAGGGCAACGATGAAGAGCTTGTGGAACTTGCAAAGAAAAACGCATACGCAGTTAAAGCAGGACATTTCTTCATTATCTTCATTAAGGGGGCGTTTCCCATAAATGTTCTTAATGAAATAAAAATGGTGAAAGAAGTTTGCCACATTTATGCCGCTTCAGCAAATCCTATGGAGGTAATCGTTGCAGAAACTCCTTTAGGAAGGGCAGTGCTTGGCGTTGTAGATGGAGTAGAACCAAAGGGGTTTGAGGATGAAGCGCATATTAAACAAAGAAAAGAACTTTTAAGAAAATTCGGTTATAAGTTTTAATAGAAAATTTAAGTATGCACTCTGTAGGTGTGAGGTGTTCTAAACCACTCTCTTTTATCGTATGTAAACATTGCTAATAGTATTGCAAATAGATTTGTGATATTGAAGAAAAATACCAAAAATATATCGTAGGGTTTCACATCTTTTAACTCGTGTTCTTTAAGGCTAAGTAAGAATATTAGCGAATGGAGTAGAAAGGAAATAATTGGAATAGAAATATAAATTGGTTGAGGGAGCATAATAAGAGAACTTAAAATACCCAAGGAAGATACTACAATAAGAGGGATTGTATAAAGATTTTTTACAACTCCATTTTCTTTAAATACGGTATAGAAATAGCCTCTATACCATCTCAGTCGTTGCCTAAACGATGGCATAAATTGAGTTGGTTTCTCATCGTAGACGGTTGTATCTTCTACAAAAACAACTTTTATTGGAAGTTTCACTGTATATTCAAAGTCTTCAAGAACTGAATTGCAATTAAATTTATGAAGATTAAACACCCATCCATATGCACCCCAACCGTATCCTGAGATTATTGAAGAGAACCCAAGTAAAGTAAGAGCTTTTTGTATCCTTAAATAAATAGCATTCATAAATATATACATTCTTGGAATAACGCCCTCAGTGTTGAGGTTGTAAAG from Caldisericaceae bacterium encodes the following:
- a CDS encoding lamin tail domain-containing protein; amino-acid sequence: MGRKKNTGSTSINLKGFILKDKANHKFAFPNFILAPGKIVKVYSGKGTSNSSSLYLGSSTAIWNNDGDTAYLYDSREKPIDTYEYP
- the rbsK gene encoding ribokinase: MENKKVFVLGSINVDLVVYAEHFPEKGETVFGKEFLINQGGKGANQAVASKKASGNTTFIGRVGRDIFGKIAEDSLKSFQVNYFIIHDEDTQTGVALINVDKDGNNRITIIEGANGKVGKEEIDYLEKNITSGDILLLQGEIKTTELLKAVKIAKGRDVIVIFDPAPVRKDLVSIIPYVDYITPNEIELQKLTLSYDPKELLKFGAKNVIFKMGEKGVLFINDSKELFVKAYSVNAVDTTGAGDTFNGSFASALSKNVEIEKALKFATASAAISVTRKGAAISSPTYEEIIKFLEEHNEKFI
- the scfB gene encoding thioether cross-link-forming SCIFF peptide maturase, which translates into the protein MFDRSLVHLFPFKGEYFVLDVNSGSFFNIDESTFLYINKLIETDSKEVAVDQLKNQFPYIEEVADEVEKLIKERLLFSKPPSYFVSNLTLKSMCLNVAHSCNFGCLYCFAKKGNYGGKEALMSFEVAKQAIDFLYNNSDGRESLEVDFFGGEPLLNFEVVKKTIEYARSTYKDKSFRFSITTNGSLLDEEKENFLFDNDVSIVLSLDGDKETNDKYRVLRNGSGTFDLVYPKIKKVVDHRAEYGGYYVRGTYTHTTPDIAKTVLSLKDFGFKYISLEPVVTKDDKISIKEDDLPKLKKTYEKLAEAYVESQKTNQWTFFHFNIDLEAGPCIQKRINGCGAGVEYIAVSPDGSIYPCHQFDGIKETKLGDVFNGITNKELQEKFRKANFLFNKPECANCWARFYCSGGCLANNYIINGDIFKPYAIGCEIQKMRIEAALYVQYKLKELGLEIPTTQISDGHCS
- a CDS encoding nucleoside hydrolase, which translates into the protein MKKIILDCDPGHDDMLAIILALASKEIEVLGITTVAGNQTGEKTYINALRVLNLIGRKDVPVSRGFDKPILRELVTAPKIHGVSGLDGANLPEPLGLKTGKHAVDFIIETLLQSKEKIYLVPTGPLTNIAVSILKEPTIKDKIEKIVLMGGAVHDSNFTPGAEFNIYVDPEAAKIVFESGLPIVMVGLDVTNRALLTFEDIDYLESLHGKVSSVIAPLLRFFANANKEFFGFNGAPIHDALAVSHLIDESILSLRYLHVDVETTGEFTRGQTVTDIYGITKKQPNAYVALDLDLEKFKHLMIDAIKFFDTL
- a CDS encoding BMP family ABC transporter substrate-binding protein, which translates into the protein MKKVVLVLVVISLVLSMAFVTGCTKTAEPKPQNKLKVTLYINGTLGDKSFFDSADRGLKMAIQDLGVDGKVIEGGYDPAKWQPDLEQLAQGDSEIIIIGTWQMVDALTAVAPKYPDKKFIIFDTSVDYSKGNLGNVYSILYKQNEGSFLVGALAAMVTSSNMTLANKEKIIGFLGGMDIPVINDFKVGYVQGAKYIDPEVNVLVSYAAAFNDPAKGKELVLAQYDQGADISFNVAGETGLGLLDAAKEKNAYAIGVDSDQYIMIKDKDPEAASHIVTSMMKNVDKSIYRALKLYLEGTLEFGKAESLGLKEDGVGVADNENYQNLVPKEFRDKVEELKQKIINGEIVVDTVFGS
- a CDS encoding ABC transporter ATP-binding protein codes for the protein MASQISVRDIVKVYPNGVVANKKVSLDIQEKTIHAIVGENGAGKTTLTKILFGLELPQEGEIFVKGKKVHFRSPIDAIKIGIGMVHQHFMLAENLTVFENLILGIEPTKFKIFLDKKTAREKILKYMEKYKIDIPIEKKIKELPIGVKQRVEIFKALLRDVDILILDEPTAVLTPQEAEVLFESLRELKNQGKTIIFISHKLKEIKAIADVITIMRDGRVISTNLNEELTEHDIARLMVGREVSFERVEGPKEIGKVVLTVKNLTYTNSERIKVLKNINFEVREGEIVGIAGVEGNGQTELVELITGLKTLTDGEIRLFDENISGKSVREIRERGLVHIPEDRMKNGVAEKAKLKENLISDRYYKPLFSNREFLNYNYIDSEANRLVKDFNIITQSIENPVNSLSGGNIQKVIVARELSSNPKIIIASQPARGIDVGSEELVHNFIKEARDKKCAVLLVSADLDEILKLSTRILVIYNGEIVKSFNEVNGLRAEDLGPYMLGVKRGD
- a CDS encoding nucleoside hydrolase, whose product is MKNSFKMIIDTDCGIDDAITIITAIKYGIDVVGITTVSGNVNVDQVTDNVLRILHFLKKDDIPVFKGAYRPYVSLNSTPAKIHGNNGIGDVVLEAPYKTYNDEPAPYAIYKLAKEAGNVILLTLGPLTNVAMALNLYPDLPKYISKIVAMGGAVNVGNVTRFAEFNFFFDPEAAEFVLRQGIPIHLVPWDPVVATPIFETELKETFKEEEGNLILNMEKSVMDFVEKARGIRAVFLPDPMALATFLDKEIIKYKINSALHMELSHGSLLRGASLVGEGSGIDIVMEVDKTRFLNFFKNIFKGGKE
- a CDS encoding amidohydrolase, which codes for MEFDTVLRNANTIDKHGIIREKINIYIKDGEIVKLDDSFNGNASAKEVIDCSNLFVTPGFVNLHTHSPMNVFKGIAEDVDIDSWFNKEIWPYESKLTEDDVYYGSLLAILEMLDNGVTAFADHYFYADKIANAVLETGIRGDIAITLFGVKDSFEEDLEKTIKLIKEKNKLSSRLTFRLGPHAPYTCPPKTLEKIVNSAKTLSVGIHIHMAETEKQVKDSLRYYGKTHFEILHEVGAFDLPVIVAHGIYVQEGDLKYIGNNTYFALAPKTYMKLGMGFPNIFSYRKELKLAIGTDGAASSNTLNPLEEARLFALLGKLQDNATEFTLFEVWKTLMEGHNALNFKTGDIVQGYKADLIFWDLHKPNTFPLHNPLASIIYSGDAQNIVHVMVDGVFLKKDGKLLFDTSKIFKEANNHIKNLLNRGKGNTNLSF
- a CDS encoding ABC transporter permease; protein product: MNPFLKSIFSTSFLFSVLRVATPIIFPALGVAISALSGSINIALEGIMLVSAFTGVIVSAFTQNLWIALFSAILAGVFIASILGYFSLKLKADIILAAIALNLFSSSITVFLLYIIAHDKGVSSSLKSLVFPSVKFAFLEKIPILGGIFNNQNILVYIAFLSVFVYYLIVFHTPLGLKIRAVGQNPEAASSVGVDVVKIKLYALILSGVFGALGGVYLSMGYVSWFGRDMTAGRGFIAIAASSIGGNLPLGTFFGSLLFGVVYALTNFLAPLNIPSEIIQVIPYIVTIIVLTFYSARVSKEKEVGEE
- a CDS encoding adenosine-specific kinase, which translates into the protein MDVKIESVKIEKPDDMNCILGQAHFIKTVEDLSEALVNSVPNIKYGIAFNEASSDALVRFEGNDEELVELAKKNAYAVKAGHFFIIFIKGAFPINVLNEIKMVKEVCHIYAASANPMEVIVAETPLGRAVLGVVDGVEPKGFEDEAHIKQRKELLRKFGYKF
- a CDS encoding ABC transporter permease, whose translation is MEKFVLKYFNLLRTIIAILIGFAISVLILVIVSTSSIESIKYLFLGPFMSVSRIGNIIELATPIIFCGIAIAIPFQASQFNVGAEGTFFISAAFGTAFALIIQKLNLPGFIYIVLVLTFATLFGGFWGFIPGYLKARFKANMVVLTLMLNYVAYFLSIYLINYHFRDKSAGFLTSYRLPENVFLKQFIPNTRIHIGFLIAIASVFIAYYFLYHTTLGYEIRMVGFNFNFAKYSGINVFKVIVLSSVIGGSFAGLGGMAEVMGIHRRFLWQSLPGYGWDGVVVAIIGKNNPILIMFASLFLAYLRIGGQVLNLLSDVPFEMVGVIESIIILLITAEAFLENVKYRITVKEAEKEAFKNESLS